A portion of the Cellulophaga algicola DSM 14237 genome contains these proteins:
- a CDS encoding DUF6607 family protein gives MKKSISFVLLSFVFAGVLHAQSKKKQDQKAIKSMCGCYEVAFNFAETFEYSNDSTYVPSKTKHDKGLEWVQLVEDSDDKIMLQHLLIVGSPEQPYIVKHWRQDWEYQNTNLYEFDHDNKWKFISLPKKVVEGQWSQKVFQVDDSPRYEGTATWIHADGKSYWENTTDAPLPRREYTTRSDYNVTTRTNRQEIVAQGWIHDQDNNKVIREEGKEDVLLAQEKGHNDYVKVADSNCKAAQEYWASHEAKWQIVRLKWDEVFARNKDLSLEEKVDNKVLFKYLFDDENYNSAEQINPVIESFVK, from the coding sequence ATGAAAAAATCTATCTCTTTTGTCTTATTAAGTTTCGTCTTTGCTGGGGTGTTACATGCTCAGTCTAAAAAAAAACAAGACCAGAAGGCTATCAAAAGTATGTGTGGGTGTTATGAAGTGGCTTTTAATTTTGCAGAAACCTTTGAATATTCAAACGATTCTACCTATGTGCCTTCGAAGACAAAACATGATAAAGGCTTAGAATGGGTTCAGTTAGTAGAAGATTCTGATGATAAGATTATGTTACAACATTTGCTTATCGTGGGTTCTCCAGAGCAACCTTATATTGTAAAACACTGGAGACAAGATTGGGAATATCAGAACACTAATTTGTATGAGTTTGATCATGATAATAAATGGAAATTTATTAGTTTGCCAAAAAAGGTAGTAGAAGGGCAGTGGTCTCAAAAAGTATTTCAAGTAGATGATAGTCCGCGGTATGAAGGTACGGCAACCTGGATTCATGCAGACGGTAAAAGCTATTGGGAAAATACAACAGATGCACCCTTACCTAGAAGAGAATATACAACACGTAGTGACTATAATGTAACGACCAGAACAAACAGACAGGAAATTGTTGCTCAAGGTTGGATTCATGACCAAGATAATAATAAAGTAATTCGTGAGGAGGGTAAAGAAGATGTCTTATTAGCGCAAGAGAAAGGACATAATGATTATGTTAAAGTAGCTGATAGTAACTGTAAAGCGGCACAGGAGTACTGGGCGAGTCATGAAGCGAAGTGGCAAATAGTGCGTTTAAAATGGGATGAGGTTTTTGCACGAAATAAAGATTTGTCTTTAGAAGAAAAAGTGGACAATAAAGTGTTATTTAAATATTTGTTTGACGACGAAAATTATAACTCAGCAGAACAAATAAATCCAGTTATAGAATCATTTGTAAAATAA
- a CDS encoding 30S ribosomal protein S16, giving the protein MPVKIRLQRHGKKGKPFYWVVAADARAKRDGKFLEKLGIYNPNTNPATIDINIDNAVTWLQNGAQPTETAKRLLSYKGILMKHHLLGGVRKGALTEEQAEEKFNTWLEEKGKIVGTKLDGLDKAKAEARAKALEAEKVVNEKRAAEAAAAALPEEVVAEAATEEAPAADTETKE; this is encoded by the coding sequence ATGCCAGTAAAAATTAGATTACAAAGACACGGTAAAAAAGGAAAACCATTCTATTGGGTAGTTGCAGCAGATGCAAGAGCTAAAAGAGATGGTAAATTCTTAGAAAAATTAGGTATCTACAATCCTAACACAAACCCTGCAACAATTGATATTAACATTGATAACGCAGTAACTTGGTTACAGAATGGTGCACAACCTACTGAAACTGCAAAGCGTTTATTATCATACAAAGGTATTTTAATGAAGCACCATTTATTAGGTGGTGTTCGTAAAGGTGCTTTAACTGAAGAGCAAGCTGAAGAAAAATTCAATACTTGGTTAGAAGAAAAAGGAAAAATCGTTGGAACTAAATTAGATGGTTTAGACAAAGCGAAAGCAGAAGCTAGAGCTAAAGCTTTAGAAGCTGAAAAAGTAGTTAACGAAAAACGTGCTGCTGAAGCTGCCGCTGCTGCATTACCTGAAGAGGTTGTTGCTGAAGCTGCAACAGAAGAAGCTCCTGCTGCTGATACAGAAACAAAAGAGTAA
- the dnaE gene encoding DNA polymerase III subunit alpha, protein MYLIFDTETTGLPKRWDVPFTDTDNWPRCIQIAWQLHDDMGNLIEHQDYLVQPDGFNIPYDAEQIHGISTALAEQKGVPLAVVLEKFNEAMAKTKFVVGQNVGFDLNIMGAEFHRMGVENPLQELPVLDTCTEHTATLCQIPGGRGGKFKLPTLTELHHYLFGVGFGEAHNATADVEATTRCFLELVRKQQYTIEKLDVQPDYFKNFSEANPQEIQLIGLKHINLKKASKKIADALWDKDTGGVSQEEIKENLATLETANFSHLHNHTQFSILQSTISIPALISAAAKAKMPAVAMTDHANMMGAFHFVSGVINHNKGVVSRNEENLIRFEATKNGTLKEGEEALEELPEPEIEITPIIGCEFQVCEDHTNKSQKDNGYQIVMLAKTKKGYLNLAKMSSIAFVSGKYYVPRIDRKVVEQYKEDIIVLTGNLYGEVPSKVLNVGENQAEEALLWWKETFGADLYIEIMRHGQEDEDRANQVLIQFAKKHDVKLLATNNTYYVDKENAHAHDILLCVKDGEKQATPIGRGRGYRYGLPNQEYYFKSSDQMKELFKDIPEAIINIQEVVDKVETFTLARDVLLPAFDIPEEFQFAEDKLDKGKRGENKFLRHITYEGAKKRYGEITPAIDERLDFELKVIEKTGYPGYFLIVEDFIRAARAMDVSVGPGRGSAAGSAVAYCLWITNLDPIKYDLLFERFLNPDRVSMPDIDIDFDDEGRGRVMDYVINKYGANQVAQIITYGTMAAKSAIRDTARALDLPLQDSDRMAKLIPDMSKLKKIIGVDEKILKSKFRAEDLIKINELLAISEGDGLEAETLNQAYILEGSVRNTGIHACGVIITPDDITKFVPVALAKDSEMYCTQFDNSVVEDAGLLKMDFLGLKTLTLIKDTVKIVKAKHGVTLDPENFPLDDVKTYELFQRGETVGVFQYESPGMQKHMRALKPTVFADLIAMNALYRPGPMEYIPSFIARKHGTEEIVYDLDANEEYLAETYGITVYQEQVMLLSQKLADFTKGEADVLRKAMGKKQKYVLDKMKPKFIEQASAKGHAADKLEKIWKDWEAFAAYAFNKSHSTCYAWIAYQTAYCKAHYPAEYMAAVLSNNMNDIKQVTFFMEECKRMGLDVLGPDVNESYYKFAVNDAGAVRFGMGAVKGVGRGAVETIVEHRKDEEGPFKSVFDFAKRIDLRAANKKAFESLAVAGGFDSFGDTHRAQYFHAEGDGVTFLEKTIKYGAKFQESENSSQVSLFGEASDVQIPEPEVPPCEEWGTMEKLRREKEVVGIYISGHPLDDFKSEVKSFCNASLSNLNDLESIVNREVSFAGVIADVQHRVSKNGKGWAMFTMEDYTDTFEFRIFGEEYLKFRHFLMINSFAYVKLFIREGWVNRDTGKKGDPRMQFNSFMLLQEVMETYAKKLTINLNIDLLKEETIRELKQTIDAHRGEHSLNFMVYEMQEEIKVSLVSRKQKVQISSELLLHLEKQDILFKLN, encoded by the coding sequence ATGTACCTAATTTTTGACACTGAAACTACTGGATTACCGAAACGTTGGGATGTTCCTTTTACGGACACCGATAATTGGCCTCGATGTATACAGATTGCTTGGCAGTTGCATGATGACATGGGGAACCTTATAGAACATCAAGATTATTTGGTGCAACCAGACGGGTTTAATATCCCTTATGATGCAGAACAAATCCATGGTATTTCTACTGCATTAGCGGAGCAAAAAGGGGTGCCTCTTGCTGTAGTTTTAGAGAAATTTAATGAAGCCATGGCAAAGACAAAGTTCGTTGTTGGGCAGAATGTTGGGTTTGATTTAAATATTATGGGAGCGGAGTTTCATAGAATGGGGGTAGAAAACCCATTACAAGAACTTCCTGTTTTAGATACGTGTACAGAGCATACCGCAACATTATGCCAGATTCCTGGTGGGCGTGGGGGTAAATTTAAGCTTCCTACATTAACAGAATTACATCACTATCTATTCGGGGTTGGCTTTGGAGAAGCGCATAATGCAACAGCCGATGTTGAGGCAACTACGCGTTGTTTCTTAGAACTTGTTCGTAAACAGCAATACACGATTGAGAAATTAGATGTTCAGCCAGATTATTTTAAGAATTTCTCGGAGGCCAACCCTCAAGAAATCCAATTAATTGGTTTAAAACATATCAACCTTAAAAAAGCATCTAAAAAAATAGCAGATGCACTTTGGGATAAAGATACAGGTGGTGTTTCTCAAGAAGAAATAAAAGAAAACTTAGCAACCTTAGAAACTGCTAATTTCTCACACCTTCATAACCATACGCAATTTTCAATATTGCAATCTACAATTAGTATTCCTGCCTTAATTTCGGCAGCAGCTAAAGCAAAAATGCCTGCTGTAGCAATGACAGATCATGCCAATATGATGGGGGCATTCCATTTTGTAAGTGGTGTTATCAATCATAATAAAGGGGTGGTTTCTCGTAATGAAGAAAACCTTATCCGTTTTGAAGCTACTAAAAATGGCACTTTAAAAGAAGGAGAAGAGGCTTTAGAAGAATTACCAGAACCAGAAATAGAAATTACGCCAATCATCGGTTGTGAGTTTCAGGTTTGTGAGGATCATACCAATAAGTCTCAGAAAGATAATGGCTATCAAATAGTCATGCTTGCAAAAACTAAAAAAGGGTATTTAAATTTGGCAAAAATGTCCTCTATCGCCTTTGTGAGCGGTAAGTATTATGTGCCTAGAATTGATAGAAAAGTAGTTGAGCAATACAAAGAAGATATTATTGTTTTAACTGGGAATTTATATGGAGAGGTGCCAAGTAAGGTGTTAAATGTGGGAGAGAACCAAGCGGAGGAAGCTTTACTTTGGTGGAAAGAAACTTTTGGTGCGGACTTGTATATAGAGATTATGCGTCACGGTCAAGAAGATGAAGATCGTGCAAATCAGGTGTTGATCCAGTTTGCAAAGAAACATGATGTAAAATTGTTAGCAACCAACAATACCTATTATGTAGATAAAGAAAACGCACATGCGCATGATATTCTTTTATGTGTAAAAGATGGTGAAAAACAAGCGACGCCAATAGGTCGTGGTCGTGGCTATAGATACGGATTACCGAACCAAGAATACTACTTTAAGTCTTCAGACCAGATGAAGGAGCTATTCAAGGACATTCCTGAGGCGATCATTAATATTCAGGAAGTTGTTGATAAGGTGGAGACCTTTACATTGGCACGTGATGTATTATTGCCTGCTTTTGATATTCCTGAAGAATTTCAGTTTGCAGAAGATAAATTGGATAAAGGCAAACGTGGGGAAAACAAGTTCCTACGTCACATTACCTATGAAGGTGCTAAGAAAAGATATGGTGAAATAACACCCGCAATTGATGAGCGATTAGATTTTGAGCTTAAAGTAATTGAGAAAACGGGATATCCAGGGTATTTCTTAATTGTAGAAGATTTTATAAGGGCCGCAAGAGCAATGGATGTTTCCGTAGGCCCTGGTCGTGGATCTGCAGCAGGATCTGCTGTTGCGTACTGTTTGTGGATTACAAATTTAGATCCTATTAAGTACGATTTACTTTTTGAGCGTTTCCTAAATCCGGATCGTGTAAGTATGCCCGATATTGATATTGACTTTGATGATGAAGGTCGGGGCCGTGTAATGGATTATGTAATTAATAAGTACGGGGCAAACCAAGTGGCTCAGATTATTACGTATGGTACCATGGCGGCCAAATCTGCGATTCGAGATACGGCTCGTGCTTTAGATTTGCCGTTGCAAGATTCAGATCGCATGGCGAAGCTGATACCTGATATGTCTAAGCTGAAAAAGATTATAGGGGTTGATGAAAAAATCTTAAAGTCAAAATTTAGGGCAGAAGATTTAATCAAGATAAATGAGCTTTTAGCGATTTCTGAAGGCGATGGTCTTGAAGCAGAAACCTTAAACCAAGCTTATATTCTCGAAGGATCTGTTCGTAATACAGGTATACATGCCTGTGGAGTTATTATTACTCCTGATGATATTACAAAGTTCGTTCCCGTGGCACTTGCCAAGGATTCCGAAATGTACTGTACTCAGTTTGATAACTCGGTCGTAGAAGATGCCGGTCTACTAAAAATGGATTTCTTGGGGTTAAAGACGCTAACCTTAATTAAAGATACCGTAAAAATTGTAAAAGCAAAACACGGAGTTACATTAGACCCAGAGAATTTTCCCTTAGATGATGTAAAAACATACGAGCTCTTTCAGCGAGGAGAGACTGTTGGGGTGTTTCAATATGAATCTCCAGGTATGCAGAAACACATGAGGGCATTAAAACCCACCGTTTTTGCAGATTTAATTGCCATGAACGCCTTGTATCGTCCTGGCCCAATGGAATACATACCAAGTTTTATTGCGCGTAAACACGGTACCGAAGAAATTGTATATGACCTTGATGCTAACGAAGAATACTTAGCGGAAACTTATGGTATTACCGTATACCAAGAGCAAGTGATGTTGTTATCGCAGAAGTTGGCGGACTTTACAAAAGGTGAAGCCGATGTCTTGCGTAAGGCAATGGGTAAAAAACAAAAGTATGTTCTTGATAAAATGAAGCCTAAGTTCATTGAACAGGCTTCGGCAAAAGGGCATGCAGCAGATAAGTTAGAAAAGATTTGGAAGGATTGGGAAGCATTTGCAGCCTATGCCTTTAATAAATCCCACTCTACTTGCTACGCTTGGATAGCCTACCAAACTGCTTATTGCAAAGCGCATTACCCTGCAGAATATATGGCTGCCGTTCTATCTAATAATATGAATGATATTAAGCAGGTAACCTTCTTTATGGAGGAATGTAAGCGTATGGGGTTAGATGTGCTTGGGCCAGATGTAAACGAATCTTATTACAAATTTGCAGTAAATGATGCCGGAGCTGTCCGTTTTGGGATGGGTGCGGTTAAAGGTGTAGGGCGTGGTGCTGTAGAAACCATAGTTGAACATAGAAAAGATGAAGAAGGCCCTTTTAAATCTGTTTTTGATTTCGCAAAGCGAATAGATTTACGCGCCGCCAATAAAAAAGCATTTGAAAGTTTAGCCGTTGCTGGCGGATTCGATTCTTTTGGAGATACACACAGAGCACAATACTTTCATGCCGAGGGAGATGGTGTTACTTTTTTAGAAAAAACCATAAAATACGGTGCCAAATTCCAAGAAAGCGAAAATTCTAGTCAAGTAAGTCTTTTTGGCGAAGCTAGTGATGTACAGATACCAGAGCCCGAAGTGCCACCTTGCGAAGAATGGGGTACCATGGAAAAACTACGTCGTGAAAAAGAAGTGGTGGGTATTTATATTTCAGGGCATCCTTTAGATGATTTTAAGTCAGAAGTAAAATCTTTCTGCAATGCTAGTCTTTCTAATTTAAATGATTTGGAAAGTATTGTAAATAGGGAAGTTTCGTTTGCTGGGGTAATTGCAGATGTGCAACATCGAGTTTCTAAGAATGGAAAAGGTTGGGCAATGTTTACCATGGAAGATTATACAGATACTTTTGAGTTTAGAATATTTGGAGAAGAGTATTTAAAATTTCGCCATTTCTTAATGATTAACTCTTTTGCTTACGTAAAATTATTTATTAGAGAAGGATGGGTCAATAGGGATACCGGTAAAAAAGGAGATCCGCGTATGCAATTCAACAGTTTTATGTTATTGCAAGAGGTGATGGAGACGTATGCGAAAAAACTGACGATCAATTTAAATATAGATTTATTAAAAGAAGAAACAATTCGCGAGCTTAAGCAAACTATAGATGCCCATAGAGGAGAACATTCTTTGAATTTTATGGTGTATGAAATGCAAGAAGAGATTAAGGTGAGTCTGGTGAGTAGAAAACAAAAGGTGCAGATTTCTAGTGAATTGCTGTTGCATCTTGAAAAACAGGATATTTTATTTAAATTAAATTAA
- a CDS encoding PepSY domain-containing protein, with translation MTISIWRYSHLTLAISSFVFILLASVTGIILAFEPILEQIQPYKMADLDTLSLSETITVFKDTYPEVIALEVDANEFVLASVITEEGESLSGYFNPQTAVFLGEKPEASTFFQFVTNLHRSLFLKSTGRFLVGFCSFLLFLISISGAVLVLQRQRGFKKFFAKIVNENFSQYWHVVLGRWSLIPIIIITVTGVYLSLEKFDVFPNIKSSHEVAYETIAATPVVLINNFPALQEVKLSELSSVEFPFSDDVEDYYTVELEDRALLVNQFTGEILSEVQSPLTSVLSRLSIQLHTGKGSIVWSLILAVATINILFFIYSGFVMTFKRRQSRIKNKFTKNSSTFVILVGSENGSTLVFANALKEQLMASGHSVFLSELNAYATYKNVEHVIVMTSTYGEGEAPVNATNFLNLLNTVPQDKSYSFSVVGFGSLAYPEFCKFAFDIDVSLQQQGKQQLLPVCTINDKSFSSFEQWVGLWSKAVGLTIVVPSSSLDVKPKHLKEFKVISVTASKDNPDDTFKIVLKPNKRLQFTSGDLLAIYPKNDYHERLYSIGKLHGALHLSVKLHAQGLGSGYLNALKKDAIFSARIIENKNFHFPKKSSRVVLIGNGTGVLPFLGMLDQNTKNIPTYLYCGLRNQQSYALYENELNASLANGHLAKLHLALSQEQGKVYVQDLLLRDVVFIFETLSMGGTLMICGSLAMYQGVQSVLRQLCEANKTDFESFRHLIKSDCY, from the coding sequence ATGACAATTTCGATCTGGAGATATAGCCACCTTACCTTGGCTATATCTTCTTTTGTTTTTATATTATTAGCATCGGTTACCGGAATTATACTGGCATTTGAACCTATCTTGGAGCAAATACAGCCTTATAAAATGGCCGACCTTGATACTCTCTCTCTTTCAGAAACCATCACCGTATTTAAGGATACCTATCCAGAAGTTATAGCACTAGAGGTAGATGCGAATGAGTTTGTGTTGGCAAGTGTTATTACAGAGGAAGGCGAATCTTTGTCGGGTTATTTTAATCCCCAAACAGCAGTTTTCTTAGGAGAAAAGCCCGAGGCTTCAACCTTTTTTCAATTTGTAACCAATTTGCATCGTTCCCTTTTTTTGAAAAGTACAGGGCGATTTTTAGTAGGTTTCTGTTCTTTTTTATTATTCTTAATTTCTATTTCAGGAGCTGTTCTGGTGCTGCAAAGGCAACGTGGATTTAAAAAGTTCTTTGCTAAAATAGTAAACGAAAATTTCTCTCAATACTGGCATGTGGTTTTAGGAAGGTGGTCTTTAATACCCATTATAATCATTACCGTTACAGGGGTTTATTTGTCTTTAGAAAAGTTTGATGTATTCCCGAATATTAAGAGTTCTCATGAAGTAGCTTATGAGACTATTGCTGCTACGCCAGTGGTATTAATAAATAATTTTCCTGCTCTTCAAGAGGTTAAGCTTTCTGAACTCAGCTCCGTAGAATTTCCTTTTTCTGACGATGTAGAAGATTATTATACCGTAGAATTAGAAGATAGAGCGCTTCTTGTTAATCAGTTTACTGGAGAAATTCTTAGCGAGGTTCAGAGTCCGCTTACCAGCGTATTGTCACGCCTTAGTATTCAATTGCATACCGGTAAAGGCAGTATTGTATGGTCCTTAATTTTGGCGGTCGCTACTATTAATATTTTGTTTTTTATCTATTCAGGATTTGTCATGACTTTTAAAAGAAGACAATCACGGATTAAAAATAAATTCACTAAAAATTCTAGTACGTTTGTAATCTTGGTAGGTTCTGAAAATGGAAGCACTTTGGTTTTTGCTAATGCGCTAAAAGAACAGCTTATGGCATCTGGTCATAGTGTGTTTTTATCGGAACTTAATGCGTATGCAACGTATAAAAATGTGGAGCATGTAATTGTCATGACTTCTACGTATGGAGAAGGAGAAGCGCCTGTAAATGCTACTAATTTTTTAAACCTATTAAACACAGTTCCGCAAGATAAGAGTTATAGTTTTTCTGTAGTTGGTTTTGGATCTTTAGCATATCCTGAGTTCTGTAAATTTGCATTTGATATTGATGTGAGTTTACAACAACAAGGAAAACAGCAGTTGTTACCTGTATGTACTATCAATGACAAATCTTTTAGCAGTTTTGAACAATGGGTAGGGCTGTGGTCTAAAGCAGTAGGATTAACAATTGTAGTTCCTTCCAGTAGTCTAGATGTAAAACCGAAACATTTAAAAGAATTTAAAGTTATTTCTGTTACCGCCTCAAAGGATAATCCTGATGATACTTTCAAAATTGTTTTAAAGCCAAATAAGAGGCTACAATTTACGTCGGGTGATTTGTTAGCTATTTACCCTAAAAACGATTACCATGAGCGTTTGTATTCTATAGGGAAGCTTCATGGTGCGCTTCATTTAAGTGTGAAACTCCATGCTCAAGGTTTAGGATCTGGTTATTTAAATGCTTTGAAAAAGGATGCTATTTTTTCTGCTCGAATTATAGAAAACAAAAATTTTCATTTCCCTAAAAAATCAAGTCGTGTGGTCTTGATTGGTAATGGTACGGGGGTACTCCCATTTCTAGGAATGTTGGATCAGAACACAAAAAATATTCCAACGTATTTGTATTGTGGCTTACGCAACCAGCAATCCTATGCCTTATATGAGAACGAGTTGAATGCTAGTTTGGCTAATGGACATTTAGCAAAACTACATCTAGCGCTCTCGCAAGAACAAGGAAAGGTATATGTTCAGGATCTTTTGTTGCGTGATGTTGTATTTATTTTTGAAACCTTATCGATGGGTGGAACCCTTATGATATGTGGGTCTTTAGCCATGTATCAAGGAGTACAAAGTGTTTTAAGGCAATTGTGTGAAGCTAATAAAACTGATTTTGAATCGTTTAGGCACTTAATTAAATCAGATTGCTATTAA
- the rimM gene encoding ribosome maturation factor RimM (Essential for efficient processing of 16S rRNA): MQKSDCFYLGKIVSKYSFKGEVLIKLDTDEPEEYENLESVFISLGNNLVPFFIKKSRLHKSTLLRVRFEEIADESDADRVMGSEIYLPLTMLPKLTGDKFYFHEVIGFTLLDSVHGDIGIIESINDSTSQALFEALKDGKQLLIPINDEIITKVDRENKTIHVTTPIGLVDLYLE; the protein is encoded by the coding sequence ATGCAAAAGTCAGATTGTTTCTACTTAGGTAAAATCGTTTCAAAATATAGCTTTAAGGGCGAGGTACTTATTAAATTAGATACCGACGAACCCGAAGAATACGAAAACTTGGAATCAGTGTTTATTTCTTTAGGAAATAACCTGGTTCCATTTTTTATTAAAAAATCTAGACTTCATAAATCGACACTTCTACGTGTTCGTTTTGAAGAAATAGCTGACGAATCTGATGCAGACCGCGTCATGGGCTCAGAAATTTACCTTCCTTTGACCATGTTACCAAAACTTACGGGTGACAAATTTTATTTCCATGAAGTCATTGGTTTTACCCTTTTAGACAGTGTTCATGGTGACATCGGAATCATTGAAAGTATCAACGACAGTACTTCTCAAGCACTTTTCGAAGCTTTAAAAGATGGTAAACAATTGTTGATACCTATCAATGATGAAATTATTACTAAAGTAGACCGTGAAAATAAAACAATTCACGTAACCACACCCATTGGTTTGGTTGACTTGTATTTAGAATAA
- a CDS encoding DUF2271 domain-containing protein: MKNVFKITGAAFVMLVVFSIYSFSAKPAATKYKCMMQMVNYTGEGAYVVVSLINPKGDYEKTLYVQGDDSEWYHDLTEWWKFYGKKRSGIDAITGATIAGGGRIVSVIEIEDSKINSGYSIRFETAVEDQEYYTKDVQFELTTASVKSKVEGTGFLRYVRLLPN, encoded by the coding sequence ATGAAAAACGTATTTAAAATAACGGGAGCGGCATTTGTAATGCTAGTAGTCTTTTCCATTTATTCTTTTAGTGCTAAACCTGCTGCCACAAAATACAAGTGTATGATGCAGATGGTAAATTATACAGGTGAAGGCGCTTATGTGGTAGTATCATTAATTAACCCAAAAGGAGATTATGAGAAGACGCTTTATGTGCAGGGAGATGATAGTGAATGGTACCATGACCTAACGGAATGGTGGAAATTTTACGGAAAAAAACGCTCTGGGATAGACGCGATTACTGGAGCTACTATAGCAGGTGGAGGACGAATTGTAAGTGTTATTGAAATTGAGGATTCAAAAATAAATAGTGGTTATAGTATTCGGTTTGAAACTGCTGTAGAAGATCAAGAATACTATACAAAAGATGTGCAGTTTGAATTGACAACGGCATCTGTAAAAAGTAAAGTAGAAGGCACGGGTTTTTTACGTTATGTGCGTTTATTGCCTAATTAA
- a CDS encoding ankyrin repeat domain-containing protein: MKKQLLLSLVLLVGLQLSAQENVFLERDFWNSKPTVESIDLKIKEGNDITAKTSNNFDAVVYAILQENDNAVIKYVQSKDGNDVNKLTHDGRTYMFWAAYKGNTEIMEYLIAKGAKTTITDDKGSTILNFAAASGQQNTKVYDICLANGADLKKDLNPHGANALLLSAANDPEFKLMDYFTSKGLALTSVDRDGNDAFNYVAKTGDIAHLKKLHQKGIKGNDIAFIFATQAGRNAKAKPLSFYKFLESLDLNPKVIDSEGNTPLHNLASYEQNKEVLDYFMAKGLAMNLEDADGNTAFLNAAGRNKLEVISYLLPMVDDVNHVNKKGESALAIAVAYNSPEVVSYLLKNKAAISSIDKDGNTLAYYLLKAHKKPDFEEKLKVLKAAGFDLAKTQENGNTLFHIALEYDDIALLKRINEYGIDVNAKNKEGIAPLHLAAMKAKDDTVLKYLLSIGAKKAAVTDFDESVYDLAAENELLQENNISIEFLK; the protein is encoded by the coding sequence ATGAAAAAACAATTACTACTAAGTTTAGTGCTTTTAGTTGGACTTCAATTAAGTGCGCAAGAGAATGTTTTTCTAGAGCGAGATTTTTGGAATAGTAAGCCTACTGTTGAAAGTATCGATTTAAAAATTAAAGAAGGGAATGATATTACAGCAAAAACATCAAATAATTTTGATGCTGTTGTGTATGCTATTTTACAAGAAAATGATAACGCTGTTATCAAATACGTGCAGTCTAAAGACGGCAATGATGTAAATAAACTAACTCATGATGGTAGAACTTATATGTTCTGGGCAGCTTATAAAGGCAATACAGAAATTATGGAGTATCTAATCGCTAAAGGGGCAAAAACTACCATTACCGATGATAAAGGAAGTACCATTTTAAATTTTGCAGCAGCATCAGGACAGCAAAATACGAAGGTGTATGATATTTGTTTGGCTAATGGAGCAGATCTAAAAAAAGACCTTAATCCTCACGGTGCAAATGCATTATTACTTTCAGCAGCAAATGATCCAGAATTTAAGTTAATGGATTATTTTACGAGTAAAGGTTTGGCGCTAACTAGTGTAGATCGTGATGGTAATGACGCTTTTAATTATGTGGCTAAAACAGGCGATATAGCCCATTTAAAAAAATTACATCAGAAAGGTATAAAAGGAAACGATATTGCTTTTATTTTTGCGACCCAAGCGGGGCGTAACGCTAAAGCTAAGCCATTGAGTTTTTACAAGTTTTTAGAATCCTTAGATTTAAACCCTAAAGTCATAGATTCTGAAGGTAATACGCCTTTGCATAATCTTGCATCTTACGAACAGAACAAGGAGGTGCTAGACTATTTTATGGCAAAAGGGCTGGCTATGAACCTAGAGGATGCTGATGGGAATACAGCCTTTTTAAATGCTGCAGGGAGAAATAAATTGGAGGTTATATCTTATTTGTTGCCTATGGTGGACGATGTAAATCACGTAAATAAAAAAGGGGAATCTGCATTAGCAATTGCAGTTGCATACAATTCTCCTGAGGTTGTTTCTTATTTACTTAAAAATAAAGCAGCTATATCTAGTATTGATAAGGACGGAAATACCTTGGCGTATTACCTTTTAAAAGCTCATAAGAAACCAGATTTTGAAGAAAAATTAAAGGTGTTGAAAGCGGCAGGTTTTGATCTTGCTAAAACACAAGAAAATGGAAATACCTTGTTTCATATAGCTTTGGAATATGATGATATTGCTCTGTTAAAACGTATAAATGAATATGGTATTGATGTAAACGCGAAAAACAAAGAAGGTATAGCTCCTTTGCATTTAGCAGCTATGAAGGCTAAAGATGATACGGTTTTAAAATATTTATTAAGTATAGGAGCAAAGAAAGCTGCGGTAACAGATTTTGATGAATCTGTCTATGATTTAGCTGCTGAGAACGAATTGTTACAAGAAAATAATATATCAATTGAATTTTTAAAATAA
- the trxA gene encoding thioredoxin, with the protein MALEITDATFDEVVLKSDKPVVVDFWAAWCGPCRMVGPIIDEVSTEYDGKAVVGKVDVDANQEFAAKYGVRNIPTVLVFKNGEIVSRQVGVSPKKVYTDAIDAAL; encoded by the coding sequence ATGGCATTAGAAATAACAGACGCAACTTTTGACGAAGTAGTCTTAAAAAGTGATAAACCAGTAGTAGTTGATTTTTGGGCAGCATGGTGTGGACCATGTAGAATGGTAGGTCCAATCATTGACGAAGTAAGTACTGAATATGATGGTAAAGCTGTAGTTGGTAAAGTAGATGTTGATGCGAATCAAGAATTTGCGGCTAAATACGGTGTACGTAACATCCCTACAGTATTGGTTTTTAAAAATGGTGAAATTGTAAGTAGACAAGTAGGAGTTTCTCCTAAGAAAGTGTACACAGATGCAATTGATGCTGCATTATAG